The Arachis ipaensis cultivar K30076 chromosome B07, Araip1.1, whole genome shotgun sequence genome includes a window with the following:
- the LOC107609519 gene encoding trigger factor-like protein TIG, Chloroplastic — MELCSRTLTTLLHRTSPSSSSSSSSSNSLLRATTCNYATPSKSSNYFNLSSSHYHNHHVLHHFQQQPFLFHHYHGSFSPFTVSASSSSAAASSTEEKMDRLPAELNVTETQEPNSRVRLQVEVPPVVCEDCYKRVISEFTKQAKVPGFRPGKPVPESILVGYVGRKNVQKATIESILRRTLPHAMTSVTRKALPDSVRIVTKFSELEKTYSSQGSLRYDVLADIVPEIKWVPDNGYKNLKIVVEIDSDIDAQKASEQEFKRRHKSIGALKVVADRGLQAGDVVVIDISATTIDQDESKIKNIPSAESKGFNFDTEDGYRILPGFLDSIIGIRPGETKSFPLVFPETWNQENLRGVHAQFTVECKELFYRDLPELDDSIADKLIPGCTTVQQVKDLLLQRCQEVEQSAREQATDNAILDQISKMVEVDIPQSLFEEQGRQLYGASLLEIQAKMNLNDQQLASLSSQKAVNEYLEHQKDNIRNLIKQNLAVGDIYRRENLQFSTEDLVKEVENSITEFKRQNQEYDEERVKDQVQEILEGAKVLEWLREHAEIQYVTR, encoded by the exons ATGGAGCTCTGTTCTCGAACCTTAACAACTCTTCTTCATCGCActtccccttcttcttcttcttcttcttcttcttctaactcTCTTCTTCGTGCAACTACTTGTAACTATGCAACACCTTCCAAATCCAGCAACTACTTCAACCTCTCATCATCTCATTATCATAATCATCATGTTCTTCACCACTTCCAACAACAACCCTTTCTCTTTCACCATTATCACGGTAGTTTTTCTCCCTTCACTGtttcagcttcttcttcttcggcGGCTGCTTCTTCCACAGAAGAGAAAATGGACCGTCTTCCGGCAGAGTTGAACGTCACCGAAACACAAGAACCCAATTCCAGA GTTAGACTTCAAGTGGAGGTGCCACCAGTTGTCTGTGAGGATTGTTACAAAAGGGTCATATCTGAGTTTACAAAGCAAGCAAAG GTCCCCGGATTCCGCCCCGGAAAGCCGGTTCCAGAAAGTATTCTTGTCGGTTACGTCGGGCGCAAAAATGTTCAGAAGGCCACAATCGAATCTATATTGAGGAGAACACTTCCACATGCTATGACTTCA GTTACCAGAAAGGCTTTGCCGGACTCTGTGCGTATAGTGACTAAATTTTCTGAGTTGGAGAAAACATATTCTTCTCAAGGGAGTCTTAG ATATGATGTCCTTGCTGATATTGTACCTGAAATCAAATGGGTTCCTGATAATGGATACAAGAATCTGAAAATTGTTGTTGAAATAGACAGTGATATTGATGCTCAGAAAGCATCTGAACAAGAATTCAAAAGGCGTCACAAATCCATTGGTGCGCTGAAGGTTGTTGCTGACAGAGGACTACAG GCTGGTGATGTTGTTGTCATTGACATCTCAGCAACAACCATTGATCAAGATGAATCAAAGATTAAAAATATTCCTTCTGCTGAAAGTAAAG GATTTAACTTCGATACAGAAGATGGTTACAGAATATTGCCCGGTTTCCTTGATTCTATAATTGGAATTCGTCCGGGTGAAACAAAGTCATTTCCTCTTGTGTTTCCTGAAACATGGAATCAAGAAAATCTCCGTGGTGTTCATGCTCAGTTTACT GTtgaatgcaaagaactattttacAGAGATTTGCCGGAACTGGATGATTCTATTGCTGATAAGCTTATCCCTGGATGCACGACAGTGCAACAG GTCAAAGACCTATTGTTGCAGAGATGTCAAGAGGTGGAGCAATCAGCTAGAGAACAAGCAACTGATAATGCTATATTAGATCAGATTTCCAAG ATGGTAGAAGTTGATATACCTCAATCCTTGTTTGAGGAACAAGGTAGGCAGCTATATGGAGCCAGCCTTTTAGAAATACAG GCGAAGATGAATCTAAATGACCAGCAATTGGCTTCTCTGTCAAGTCAAAAGgctgtgaatgaatatcttgagCATCAGAAGGACAATATAAgaaatttgataaaacagaatCTGGCCGTTGGTGATATATATAGGCGCGAAAATCTGCAG TTCTCCACTGAGGACCTTGTCAAGGAGGTTGAGAATTCCATCACCGAATTCAAACGTCAAAATCAAGAATATGATGAGGAAAGGGTAAAGGATCAG GTCCAAGAAATACTAGAAGGAGCTAAGGTGCTTGAATGGTTGAGAGAACATGCAGAGATTCAGTATGTAACCAGATGA
- the LOC107609569 gene encoding uncharacterized protein LOC107609569 isoform X4, which produces MFVYKVLYRVSRTISRSSTLLSASQRHPQHLSTFSNHFHSLLPQSQTKVQANLLYPPINPSLAPRFGFSSSASPDEKEKANNVGDSTNDDPAKTSVDEKEIDQGEQAKGADQREESDSDIESEDLSRDDLIKLVAEKEELLNLKHKEIEKMQDKVLRTYAEMENVMDRTRRESENSKKFAIQNFAKSLLDVADNLGRASSVVKESFSKIDASNDTSESVKLLKTLLEGVEMTDKQLSEVLKKFGVEKFDPTNEPFDPNMHNAIFQVPDSSKPPGTVAAVLKAGYKLYDRVIRPAEVGVTQAVEEDKNAAE; this is translated from the exons ATGTTCGTCTACAAGGTTCTATACCGTGTTTCCAGAACCATTTCCCGAAGCTCCACGCTTCTCTCTGCTTCGCAAAGGCACCCCCAACACTTGTCAACCTTCTCCAATCACTTCCATTCCCTCCTTCCCCAATCGCAAACCAAG GTTCAAGCCAATTTGTTATATCCACCAATAAATCCTTCTCTGGCTCCAAGATTTGGATTTTCTTCATCAGCATCACCTgacgaaaaggaaaaggcaaataATGTGGGAGATTCTACAAATGATGACCCTGCCAAAACAAGTGTGGATGAGAAGGAAATTGATCAGGGTGAACAAGCCAAAGGTGCTGATCAAAGAGAAGAATCAG ATTCTGATATAGAGAGTGAAGATCTATCAAGGGATGATTTAATTAAGCTTGTTGCTGAGAAGGAAGAACTTTTGAATTTGAAGCACAAAGAGATTGAGAAAATGCAGGATAAAGTTCTGCGTACTTATGCAGAGATGGAGAATGTCATGGACAGAACTAGACGTGAATCAGAGAATTCAAAAAAATTTGCCATACAG AATTTCGCAAAGAGCTTACTAGATGTTGCGGACAACTTGGGAAGAGCTTCCTCTGTTGTAAAGGAAAGCTTTTCAAAGATTGATGCATCAAATGACACCTCCGAATCCGTAAAACTCTTGAAAACACTTTTGGAAGGTGTTGAAATGACCGACAAGCAACTTTCAGAG GTACTTaaaaagtttggtgttgaaaagtTCGATCCTACAAATGAGCCCTTTGATCCGAATATGCACAATGCCATCTTCCAAGTTCCTGACAGCTCCAAGCCTCCAGGCACCGTTGCTGCTGTTCTCAAG GCAGGATATAAGCTTTATGATCGCGTTATTCGCCCGGCCGAAGTTGGTGTAACCCAAGCTGTGGAGGAGGATAAGAATGCAGCTGAATGA
- the LOC107609569 gene encoding uncharacterized protein LOC107609569 isoform X2 — protein MFVYKVLYRVSRTISRSSTLLSASQRHPQHLSTFSNHFHSLLPQSQTKVQANLLYPPINPSLAPRFGFSSSASPDEKEKANNVGDSTNDDPAKTSVDEKEIDQGEQAKGADQREESGSASDSQSQNPKRRRKSSKRVAFSDSDSDIESEDLSRDDLIKLVAEKEELLNLKHKEIEKMQDKVLRTYAEMENVMDRTRRESENSKKFAIQNFAKSLLDVADNLGRASSVVKESFSKIDASNDTSESVKLLKTLLEGVEMTDKQLSEVLKKFGVEKFDPTNEPFDPNMHNAIFQVPDSSKPPGTVAAVLKAGYKLYDRVIRPAEVGVTQAVEEDKNAAE, from the exons ATGTTCGTCTACAAGGTTCTATACCGTGTTTCCAGAACCATTTCCCGAAGCTCCACGCTTCTCTCTGCTTCGCAAAGGCACCCCCAACACTTGTCAACCTTCTCCAATCACTTCCATTCCCTCCTTCCCCAATCGCAAACCAAG GTTCAAGCCAATTTGTTATATCCACCAATAAATCCTTCTCTGGCTCCAAGATTTGGATTTTCTTCATCAGCATCACCTgacgaaaaggaaaaggcaaataATGTGGGAGATTCTACAAATGATGACCCTGCCAAAACAAGTGTGGATGAGAAGGAAATTGATCAGGGTGAACAAGCCAAAGGTGCTGATCAAAGAGAAGAATCAGGTTCTGCTTCTGATTCTCAATCTCAAAACCCCAAAAGGAGGAGAAAAAGTTCTAAACGAGTTGCATTTTCTGATTCAGATTCTGATATAGAGAGTGAAGATCTATCAAGGGATGATTTAATTAAGCTTGTTGCTGAGAAGGAAGAACTTTTGAATTTGAAGCACAAAGAGATTGAGAAAATGCAGGATAAAGTTCTGCGTACTTATGCAGAGATGGAGAATGTCATGGACAGAACTAGACGTGAATCAGAGAATTCAAAAAAATTTGCCATACAG AATTTCGCAAAGAGCTTACTAGATGTTGCGGACAACTTGGGAAGAGCTTCCTCTGTTGTAAAGGAAAGCTTTTCAAAGATTGATGCATCAAATGACACCTCCGAATCCGTAAAACTCTTGAAAACACTTTTGGAAGGTGTTGAAATGACCGACAAGCAACTTTCAGAG GTACTTaaaaagtttggtgttgaaaagtTCGATCCTACAAATGAGCCCTTTGATCCGAATATGCACAATGCCATCTTCCAAGTTCCTGACAGCTCCAAGCCTCCAGGCACCGTTGCTGCTGTTCTCAAG GCAGGATATAAGCTTTATGATCGCGTTATTCGCCCGGCCGAAGTTGGTGTAACCCAAGCTGTGGAGGAGGATAAGAATGCAGCTGAATGA
- the LOC107609569 gene encoding uncharacterized protein LOC107609569 isoform X1 — protein MFVYKVLYRVSRTISRSSTLLSASQRHPQHLSTFSNHFHSLLPQSQTKLIQVQANLLYPPINPSLAPRFGFSSSASPDEKEKANNVGDSTNDDPAKTSVDEKEIDQGEQAKGADQREESGSASDSQSQNPKRRRKSSKRVAFSDSDSDIESEDLSRDDLIKLVAEKEELLNLKHKEIEKMQDKVLRTYAEMENVMDRTRRESENSKKFAIQNFAKSLLDVADNLGRASSVVKESFSKIDASNDTSESVKLLKTLLEGVEMTDKQLSEVLKKFGVEKFDPTNEPFDPNMHNAIFQVPDSSKPPGTVAAVLKAGYKLYDRVIRPAEVGVTQAVEEDKNAAE, from the exons ATGTTCGTCTACAAGGTTCTATACCGTGTTTCCAGAACCATTTCCCGAAGCTCCACGCTTCTCTCTGCTTCGCAAAGGCACCCCCAACACTTGTCAACCTTCTCCAATCACTTCCATTCCCTCCTTCCCCAATCGCAAACCAAG CTGATTCAGGTTCAAGCCAATTTGTTATATCCACCAATAAATCCTTCTCTGGCTCCAAGATTTGGATTTTCTTCATCAGCATCACCTgacgaaaaggaaaaggcaaataATGTGGGAGATTCTACAAATGATGACCCTGCCAAAACAAGTGTGGATGAGAAGGAAATTGATCAGGGTGAACAAGCCAAAGGTGCTGATCAAAGAGAAGAATCAGGTTCTGCTTCTGATTCTCAATCTCAAAACCCCAAAAGGAGGAGAAAAAGTTCTAAACGAGTTGCATTTTCTGATTCAGATTCTGATATAGAGAGTGAAGATCTATCAAGGGATGATTTAATTAAGCTTGTTGCTGAGAAGGAAGAACTTTTGAATTTGAAGCACAAAGAGATTGAGAAAATGCAGGATAAAGTTCTGCGTACTTATGCAGAGATGGAGAATGTCATGGACAGAACTAGACGTGAATCAGAGAATTCAAAAAAATTTGCCATACAG AATTTCGCAAAGAGCTTACTAGATGTTGCGGACAACTTGGGAAGAGCTTCCTCTGTTGTAAAGGAAAGCTTTTCAAAGATTGATGCATCAAATGACACCTCCGAATCCGTAAAACTCTTGAAAACACTTTTGGAAGGTGTTGAAATGACCGACAAGCAACTTTCAGAG GTACTTaaaaagtttggtgttgaaaagtTCGATCCTACAAATGAGCCCTTTGATCCGAATATGCACAATGCCATCTTCCAAGTTCCTGACAGCTCCAAGCCTCCAGGCACCGTTGCTGCTGTTCTCAAG GCAGGATATAAGCTTTATGATCGCGTTATTCGCCCGGCCGAAGTTGGTGTAACCCAAGCTGTGGAGGAGGATAAGAATGCAGCTGAATGA
- the LOC107609569 gene encoding uncharacterized protein LOC107609569 isoform X3, whose amino-acid sequence MFVYKVLYRVSRTISRSSTLLSASQRHPQHLSTFSNHFHSLLPQSQTKLIQVQANLLYPPINPSLAPRFGFSSSASPDEKEKANNVGDSTNDDPAKTSVDEKEIDQGEQAKGADQREESDSDIESEDLSRDDLIKLVAEKEELLNLKHKEIEKMQDKVLRTYAEMENVMDRTRRESENSKKFAIQNFAKSLLDVADNLGRASSVVKESFSKIDASNDTSESVKLLKTLLEGVEMTDKQLSEVLKKFGVEKFDPTNEPFDPNMHNAIFQVPDSSKPPGTVAAVLKAGYKLYDRVIRPAEVGVTQAVEEDKNAAE is encoded by the exons ATGTTCGTCTACAAGGTTCTATACCGTGTTTCCAGAACCATTTCCCGAAGCTCCACGCTTCTCTCTGCTTCGCAAAGGCACCCCCAACACTTGTCAACCTTCTCCAATCACTTCCATTCCCTCCTTCCCCAATCGCAAACCAAG CTGATTCAGGTTCAAGCCAATTTGTTATATCCACCAATAAATCCTTCTCTGGCTCCAAGATTTGGATTTTCTTCATCAGCATCACCTgacgaaaaggaaaaggcaaataATGTGGGAGATTCTACAAATGATGACCCTGCCAAAACAAGTGTGGATGAGAAGGAAATTGATCAGGGTGAACAAGCCAAAGGTGCTGATCAAAGAGAAGAATCAG ATTCTGATATAGAGAGTGAAGATCTATCAAGGGATGATTTAATTAAGCTTGTTGCTGAGAAGGAAGAACTTTTGAATTTGAAGCACAAAGAGATTGAGAAAATGCAGGATAAAGTTCTGCGTACTTATGCAGAGATGGAGAATGTCATGGACAGAACTAGACGTGAATCAGAGAATTCAAAAAAATTTGCCATACAG AATTTCGCAAAGAGCTTACTAGATGTTGCGGACAACTTGGGAAGAGCTTCCTCTGTTGTAAAGGAAAGCTTTTCAAAGATTGATGCATCAAATGACACCTCCGAATCCGTAAAACTCTTGAAAACACTTTTGGAAGGTGTTGAAATGACCGACAAGCAACTTTCAGAG GTACTTaaaaagtttggtgttgaaaagtTCGATCCTACAAATGAGCCCTTTGATCCGAATATGCACAATGCCATCTTCCAAGTTCCTGACAGCTCCAAGCCTCCAGGCACCGTTGCTGCTGTTCTCAAG GCAGGATATAAGCTTTATGATCGCGTTATTCGCCCGGCCGAAGTTGGTGTAACCCAAGCTGTGGAGGAGGATAAGAATGCAGCTGAATGA